Proteins encoded in a region of the Dorea longicatena genome:
- a CDS encoding THUMP domain-containing class I SAM-dependent RNA methyltransferase, with the protein MKKMELIAPCHFGLEAVLKREILDLGYDISEVEDGRVGFWGDAEAICRANIFLRTAERVLLKVGSFKATSYEELFENTKALDWENYIPENGKFWIAKAASVKSKLFSPSDIQSVMKKAMVRRLQQKYHVEWFEEDGAAYPVRVFLKKDVVTVGIDTSGVSLHKRGYREVAGKAPITETLAAALIMLTPWHKDRILVDPFCGSGTFPIEAAMIAANIAPGMNRSFTAEEWTNLIPKKLWYDTVNEANELIDDDIEVDIQGYDADGSVIKIARRNAREAGVDHLIHFQERDVKDLSHPKKYGFIITNPPYGERLEDKKDLPALYKTFGESFKNLDSWSAYMITSYEDAERYFGRKADRNRKIYNGMLKTYFYQFLGPKPPKAKRPGEKQEKR; encoded by the coding sequence ATGAAAAAAATGGAATTGATCGCTCCCTGTCATTTTGGATTGGAAGCAGTATTAAAAAGAGAGATACTGGATCTGGGATATGATATCTCAGAAGTAGAAGATGGAAGAGTTGGGTTTTGGGGAGATGCGGAAGCAATCTGCCGTGCTAATATATTCCTGAGAACTGCAGAAAGGGTGCTCTTAAAAGTAGGAAGCTTTAAGGCTACCAGTTATGAAGAATTATTTGAGAATACAAAGGCACTTGACTGGGAAAATTATATACCGGAAAATGGAAAATTCTGGATTGCGAAAGCAGCATCTGTAAAAAGTAAATTATTCAGTCCATCGGATATCCAGTCAGTAATGAAAAAGGCAATGGTAAGAAGACTTCAACAGAAATATCATGTAGAGTGGTTTGAAGAAGACGGTGCGGCTTATCCGGTAAGAGTTTTTCTGAAAAAAGATGTGGTAACGGTCGGTATCGATACATCGGGAGTATCACTGCATAAGAGAGGGTATCGTGAAGTTGCGGGAAAAGCTCCGATCACAGAGACACTTGCAGCGGCACTGATCATGCTGACGCCATGGCACAAAGACAGGATTCTTGTAGATCCGTTTTGCGGAAGTGGAACATTTCCTATAGAAGCAGCGATGATCGCAGCAAATATCGCACCCGGAATGAACCGGTCATTTACAGCGGAAGAATGGACGAATCTGATCCCAAAGAAGCTTTGGTATGATACGGTGAATGAGGCAAATGAACTGATCGATGATGACATAGAAGTTGACATTCAAGGGTATGATGCAGATGGTTCTGTAATTAAGATTGCAAGACGCAATGCAAGAGAAGCAGGAGTAGATCATCTGATACATTTTCAGGAAAGAGATGTAAAAGATTTGAGCCACCCGAAGAAATATGGATTTATTATTACGAACCCGCCATATGGGGAGAGGCTGGAAGATAAGAAAGACCTGCCGGCATTATATAAAACATTTGGCGAGAGTTTTAAAAATCTGGATTCGTGGTCAGCATACATGATTACTTCTTATGAGGATGCAGAACGCTATTTCGGACGAAAAGCAGATCGTAACCGGAAAATTTACAATGGAATGTTGAAGACATATTTTTACCAGTTCCTGGGACCAAAACCACCTAAGGCAAAGCGTCCGGGAGAAAAACAGGAGAAAAGATAA
- the rdgB gene encoding RdgB/HAM1 family non-canonical purine NTP pyrophosphatase produces the protein MEKIIFATGNEHKMIEIRAILSDLGAEILSQKEAGIKADVVEDGATFEENAMIKATEIAKIANQMPEYKNAVVLADDSGLEIDYLNKEPGIYSARYMGEDTSYDIKNQTLLDRLEGVPDEKRTARFVCAIAAAMPDGSCEVVRGTMEGIIGHEIAGENGFGYDPIFFLPEYGCTSAELSPEKKNELSHRGEGLRKIRKILEHK, from the coding sequence ATGGAAAAAATTATATTTGCGACGGGAAATGAACATAAAATGATAGAGATCCGTGCAATCCTGAGTGATCTGGGAGCAGAGATCCTGTCACAGAAAGAAGCGGGGATTAAGGCTGATGTAGTAGAAGACGGGGCAACTTTTGAAGAAAATGCCATGATCAAAGCTACAGAGATTGCAAAGATTGCAAATCAGATGCCAGAATATAAGAATGCAGTGGTTCTGGCAGATGACTCCGGACTTGAAATTGATTATTTGAACAAGGAACCGGGGATTTATTCTGCACGTTATATGGGAGAAGATACTTCCTATGACATTAAGAATCAGACATTACTGGATCGTCTTGAGGGAGTCCCTGATGAAAAACGTACGGCAAGATTTGTATGTGCGATTGCAGCGGCCATGCCGGATGGTTCCTGTGAAGTGGTAAGAGGTACTATGGAGGGAATTATTGGCCATGAGATCGCGGGAGAAAACGGATTTGGGTATGATCCGATATTCTTCCTTCCGGAGTATGGCTGTACAAGCGCAGAACTTTCACCGGAAAAGAAAAATGAACTGAGCCACAGAGGCGAGGGACTAAGAAAGATTCGTAAGATTCTGGAGCATAAATAA
- a CDS encoding metallophosphoesterase, translated as MKILIISDTHGSHKNFDRVIEKERPLDMLIHLGDVEGDEDYIPAVADCPVHMVRGNNDFFSNLPGEEEFMVEGYHIFTTHGHGYYVSMGETRLKQEARGRGADIVMYGHTHRPFYEKEEGLITLNPGSLCYPRQPGRKPSYMIMQIDSNGKLEITQEYLN; from the coding sequence ATGAAAATATTGATCATAAGTGACACACATGGCTCTCATAAGAATTTTGACCGTGTAATAGAGAAAGAACGGCCCTTAGATATGCTGATCCATCTTGGAGATGTAGAGGGGGATGAGGATTATATTCCGGCTGTTGCAGATTGTCCGGTACATATGGTGCGTGGAAATAATGACTTTTTTTCAAATCTGCCTGGAGAAGAAGAATTCATGGTAGAGGGATATCATATATTTACAACGCACGGACACGGGTATTATGTATCTATGGGAGAAACGCGGTTGAAACAGGAGGCAAGAGGGCGAGGAGCGGATATTGTGATGTATGGCCATACGCATCGTCCGTTTTATGAAAAGGAAGAAGGGCTTATTACATTGAATCCGGGAAGCCTTTGTTATCCAAGACAGCCGGGGAGAAAGCCTAGTTATATGATCATGCAGATTGACAGTAACGGAAAACTTGAAATTACGCAGGAATATTTAAATTAG
- a CDS encoding DUF1700 domain-containing protein, translated as MTKREFLDKLKKALANDLSGNVIRDNVDYYNDYITEEVRKGRKESEVIEELGDPWAIAKNIITSEEIKGNTGETYDSYEPERQRSQTYEQGYDEESGHRGVHVFGLDTWWKKLVLLLGIIGVIVLVVAVIGGIISILAPIFIPLLILCLILKLVKGSRR; from the coding sequence ATGACAAAACGGGAATTTTTAGATAAATTAAAAAAAGCGCTTGCGAATGACCTTTCGGGAAATGTAATTCGGGATAATGTGGATTATTATAATGATTATATTACAGAAGAAGTGCGAAAAGGCAGAAAAGAGTCAGAAGTAATAGAAGAGCTTGGCGATCCATGGGCAATTGCGAAGAATATCATTACCTCGGAAGAAATCAAGGGAAATACGGGGGAAACATATGACAGCTATGAGCCGGAAAGACAGAGAAGCCAGACGTATGAACAGGGCTATGACGAGGAATCAGGACACAGAGGAGTGCATGTCTTCGGACTTGATACATGGTGGAAGAAACTGGTGCTTCTTCTTGGAATCATTGGTGTTATCGTATTAGTTGTGGCTGTAATTGGAGGAATCATCAGTATTCTGGCACCGATATTTATTCCGCTGTTGATCCTGTGTCTGATCTTAAAGCTAGTGAAGGGTTCCAGAAGGTGA
- a CDS encoding glutamine synthetase III, with protein MSEAINVAKIFGEDVFNDTVMQERLPKKVYKDLKKTIEEGKELDLATADVIAHEMKEWAIEKGATHYTHWFQPLTGVTAEKHDSFISAPLPNGKVLMSFSGKELIKGEPDASSFPSGGLRATFEARGYTAWDCTSPAFVRHDAAGATLCIPTAFCSYKGEALDQKTPLLRSMQAINEQSLRLLRLFGNTTSKKVTPSVGPEQEYFLVDADKFLQRKDLIYTGRTLFGAMPPKGQELDDHYFGTIRQRIAGFMKDVNEELWKVGVTSKTQHNEVAPAQHELAPIYAECNVALDHNHIVMQTLKRVACQHGMKCLLHEKPFAGVNGSGKHDNWSLTTDDGKNLLEPGKTPHENIQFLLVLTCILKAVDTHADLLRESAADPGNDHRLGANEAPPAIISVFLGEQLEDVLEQLISTGEATHSLKGGKLQTGVDTLPDLAKDATDRNRTSPFAFTGNKFEFRMVGSRDSIAGPNVVLNTIVAEAFSEACDVLEKADNFDEAVHDLIKKYATEHQRVVFDGNGYSDAWVEEAERRGLPNIRSMVEAIPALTTDKAINMFEKFKVFTKAELESRAEIKFESYAKAINIEARTMIDMASKQIIPAIIKYTKELADTVVAVKEAGADASVQAELLTEVSGLLAESKKALEALKVVTDQAAAMEEGEDQARFYHSDVVPAMEALRAPVDKLEMIVDKEAWPMPSYGDLIFEV; from the coding sequence ATGAGTGAAGCAATTAATGTAGCCAAGATATTTGGCGAAGACGTATTCAATGATACTGTAATGCAGGAACGTCTTCCAAAGAAAGTCTATAAGGATCTGAAGAAAACAATTGAAGAAGGTAAGGAATTAGACCTTGCTACAGCAGATGTAATTGCACATGAGATGAAAGAATGGGCAATTGAGAAAGGGGCTACACATTATACTCACTGGTTTCAGCCTCTGACAGGTGTAACTGCTGAAAAGCATGATTCATTTATTTCAGCACCACTTCCAAATGGAAAAGTACTGATGAGCTTTTCAGGAAAAGAACTGATCAAAGGTGAGCCGGATGCATCTTCATTCCCATCAGGCGGACTTCGTGCAACATTCGAAGCAAGAGGATATACAGCATGGGATTGTACATCACCAGCATTCGTAAGACATGATGCAGCAGGCGCAACACTTTGTATCCCGACAGCATTCTGTTCATACAAAGGAGAGGCACTTGATCAGAAAACTCCACTTCTTCGTTCTATGCAGGCAATCAATGAGCAGTCGCTGAGACTGTTAAGATTGTTTGGAAATACAACATCTAAGAAAGTAACTCCTTCTGTAGGACCAGAGCAGGAATATTTTCTTGTAGATGCAGATAAATTCTTACAGAGAAAAGACTTGATCTATACAGGACGTACACTGTTCGGAGCAATGCCTCCAAAAGGACAGGAATTAGATGACCACTACTTCGGAACCATCCGCCAGAGAATCGCAGGATTCATGAAAGATGTTAACGAAGAACTCTGGAAAGTTGGTGTAACATCTAAGACACAGCACAACGAAGTTGCACCTGCTCAGCATGAACTTGCACCAATCTATGCAGAGTGTAACGTAGCACTGGATCATAACCATATCGTAATGCAGACTCTGAAGAGAGTTGCATGCCAGCATGGTATGAAGTGCTTACTTCATGAGAAACCATTTGCAGGAGTCAATGGTTCTGGTAAACATGATAACTGGTCTCTTACAACAGACGACGGAAAGAATCTGTTAGAGCCAGGAAAAACTCCTCATGAAAATATTCAGTTCTTACTGGTACTTACATGTATCCTGAAAGCTGTAGATACACATGCAGATCTTCTTCGTGAATCTGCTGCAGACCCGGGAAATGATCACAGACTTGGAGCCAATGAGGCACCACCGGCAATCATTTCTGTATTCCTTGGAGAACAGTTAGAAGATGTGCTGGAACAGCTGATCAGTACAGGAGAAGCTACACACAGTCTGAAAGGTGGAAAACTTCAGACAGGAGTTGACACACTTCCGGATCTTGCAAAAGATGCAACAGACCGTAACAGAACATCACCATTTGCATTCACAGGTAACAAATTCGAATTCCGTATGGTAGGTTCCCGTGATTCAATCGCAGGACCAAACGTAGTACTGAATACAATCGTTGCAGAAGCATTCTCAGAGGCTTGTGATGTCCTTGAAAAAGCAGATAACTTTGATGAAGCAGTTCATGACCTGATCAAGAAATATGCGACAGAGCATCAGAGAGTGGTATTCGACGGTAATGGATACTCAGATGCATGGGTAGAGGAAGCTGAAAGACGTGGACTTCCAAATATCAGATCTATGGTAGAAGCAATACCTGCCCTGACTACAGACAAGGCTATCAATATGTTTGAAAAATTCAAAGTATTTACAAAAGCTGAGCTGGAATCCCGTGCAGAGATCAAATTTGAAAGCTATGCAAAGGCAATCAATATTGAAGCACGTACTATGATCGATATGGCAAGCAAACAGATTATTCCTGCAATTATTAAATATACGAAAGAACTTGCAGATACAGTAGTTGCAGTAAAAGAAGCCGGCGCAGATGCATCTGTTCAGGCAGAACTTCTGACAGAAGTATCCGGATTATTAGCAGAGTCTAAGAAAGCGTTGGAAGCACTGAAGGTTGTAACAGATCAGGCAGCAGCTATGGAAGAGGGAGAAGATCAGGCAAGATTCTATCACTCCGATGTAGTACCTGCTATGGAAGCACTCCGTGCACCGGTTGATAAACTGGAAATGATTGTTGATAAAGAAGCATGGCCGATGCCTTCTTACGGAGATCTGATATTTGAAGTATAA
- the fba gene encoding class II fructose-1,6-bisphosphate aldolase, producing the protein MLVSAKEMLDKAVEGHYAVGQFNINNLEWTKSILLTAEELKSPVILGVSEGAGKYMTGFKTVAAMVKAMMEELNITVPVALHLDHGTYEGCKKCIDAGFSSIMFDGSKYPIEENVEKTRELIAICREKGMSIEAEVGSIGGEEDGVIGRGECADPNECKMIADLGVDMLAAGIGNIHGKYPANWEGLSFETLDAVQQLTGKMPLVLHGGTGIPDDMIKKAISLGVAKINVNTECQLSFADATRKYIEAGKDLEGKGYDPRKLLKPGAEAIQATVKEKMELFGSVGKAE; encoded by the coding sequence ATGTTAGTATCAGCAAAAGAAATGCTCGATAAGGCAGTAGAAGGTCATTACGCAGTAGGACAGTTTAACATCAACAACTTAGAGTGGACAAAATCTATTCTCCTTACAGCAGAAGAGTTAAAGTCACCAGTTATCTTAGGTGTATCTGAGGGGGCTGGAAAATACATGACAGGATTCAAGACTGTAGCAGCTATGGTTAAAGCTATGATGGAAGAACTTAACATCACAGTTCCTGTAGCATTACACCTTGACCACGGAACATACGAAGGATGTAAAAAATGTATTGATGCAGGATTTTCTTCAATCATGTTCGACGGATCTAAATATCCAATTGAAGAGAACGTAGAGAAGACAAGAGAACTTATCGCTATCTGCAGAGAAAAAGGAATGTCTATCGAAGCCGAAGTAGGATCTATCGGTGGAGAAGAAGACGGAGTTATCGGTAGAGGTGAATGTGCTGATCCTAACGAGTGTAAGATGATTGCTGATCTCGGTGTTGACATGCTTGCAGCTGGTATCGGTAATATTCATGGAAAATACCCGGCTAACTGGGAAGGATTAAGCTTTGAGACTCTGGATGCTGTTCAGCAGCTGACAGGAAAAATGCCATTAGTTCTTCACGGTGGTACAGGAATTCCGGACGATATGATTAAGAAAGCAATCAGTCTCGGAGTTGCTAAGATTAATGTTAATACAGAGTGCCAGCTGTCATTCGCTGATGCTACACGTAAATATATTGAAGCAGGAAAAGATCTGGAAGGAAAAGGATACGATCCTCGTAAACTCCTGAAACCAGGTGCTGAAGCTATCCAGGCAACAGTTAAAGAGAAGATGGAATTATTTGGTTCAGTAGGAAAAGCTGAATAA